One Ranitomeya variabilis isolate aRanVar5 chromosome 5, aRanVar5.hap1, whole genome shotgun sequence DNA window includes the following coding sequences:
- the PPAN gene encoding suppressor of SWI4 1 homolog, which produces MGKEKTKNQKKLRAAAVHNAEEDYSGVPHSFVFHRGQIGKNVQQLIQDVRKAMEPYTASSLKVRKKNSLKDFVSVAGPLGVTHFLVFSKTETNVNFKFVRLPRGPTLHFKVAQYSLVKDVVSSLKKHRMHEKQFAFPPLLVLNNFGTQGMHVKVMATMFQNMFPSINVHKVHLNSIRRCILISYNQDTQLLDFRHYSVKVVPVGMSKGVKKLLQEKFPNMSRWEDISELLVKGANLSESEAEQDGEHNITELPQVYAGRGNQRFEQSAVRLTEIGPRMTLQLVKIEEGLNDGKVLYHNYIKKTEEEIMAMLDRREKKLKQKSERKKKQEQNVKRKKAMNEENKKRSLAGMKRKRPEDEDDEVEDPGEQDPADVSEDDDVEYYRQTVGEEPDKDLFLHGKRKKSLPKGKSGPPQKRFKKDPMKQSDVSPSSSGHHKSKFSLHKGPKSPKGKSPRPDKKGQKSFRNFEGPKGQSPRSPKGHKPFRNFDGPKGLSPRNDKQGKKPFRKFEGPKGQSPRPDKKGNKQFRNFDGPKGQSPRSPKGQKPFRNFDGPKGLSPRPDKKGKKQFRSFDGPKGQSPRPDKKGNKQFRNFDGPKGQSPRSPKGQKPFRNFDGPKGLSPRPDKKGKKQFRNLESPNGQSPRPGKKGQKPFKNNKGRTQNEHPMGKGKKMGFKKPGAFGSKDQNRGKKGKVAGGHKMGGPKGKAFRHKKKSP; this is translated from the exons ATGGGGAAGGAGAAG ACTAAGAACCAGAAGAAGCTCCGAGCGGCCGCCGTTCACAATGCCGAGGAGGATTACTCCGGCGTCCCGCACTCGTTCGTCTTCCATCGCGGGCAGATTGGGAAGAACGTGCAGCAGCTGATCCAGGATGTGAGGAAAGCCATGGAGCCGTATACGGCCTCCTCGCTCAAG GTTCGCAAGAAGAACAGCCTGAAAGACTTCGTCTCGGTGGCCGGGCCCCTCGGAGTCACCCACTTCCTGGTCTTCAGCAAAACTGAGACAAACGTCAACTTT AAATTTGTCCGCTTGCCGAGAGGCCCCACGCTGCACTTCAAAGTGGCTCAG TACTCCCTGGTGAAGGACGTGGTCTCCTCCCTGAAGAAGCACCGGATGCACGAGAAGCAGTTCGCCTTTCCTCCTCTCCTGGTTCTCAACAATTTCGGCACACAGGGGATGCACGTCAAGGTCATGGCCACCATGTTCCAGAATATGTTCCCCTCCATCAATGTGCACAAG GTGCACCTGAACTCCATCCGTAGATGCATCCTCATTAGCTACAACCAGGACACGCAgctactggacttcaggcatta CAGTGTGAAGGTGGTCCCGGTGGGAATGAGCAAAGGGGTGAAGAAGCTTCTCCAGGAGAAATTCCCCAACATGAGCCGCTGGGAGGACATTAGTGAATTACTAGTCAA AGGAGCCAACCTGTCGGAGAGCGAGGCCGAGCAAGATGGAGAACATAACATCACGGAGCTGCCCCAGGTCTACGCCGGACGTGGCAACCAGAGGTTCGAGCAAAGTGCTGTGCGTCTAACGGAG ATCGGCCCCAGGATGACTCTACAGTTGGTCAAGATTGAGGAGGGCTTAAATGACGGCAAAGTTTTGTACCACAATTATA TAAAAAAGACAGAGGAAGAGATCATGGCGATGCTGGATCGGAGGGAGAAGAAGCTAAAGCAGAAGAGCGAGAGAAAGAAGAAACAGGAGCAGAATGTAAAGCGAAAGAAAGCGATGAATGAGGAGAATAA GAAGCGCAGTTTGGCCGGCATGAAGCGGAAGCGACCAGAGGATGAGGACGATGAAGTGGAAGACCCTGGAGAACAAGATCCGGCAGATGTGTCTGAAGATGATGACGTGGAGTATTACAGACAGACGGTGGGAGAAGAACCAGACAAAG ATCTCTTCCTTCACGGCAAAAGAAAGAAATCATTACCAAAAGGGAAATCTGGACCACCCCAGAAGAGATTTAAAAAAGACCCCATGAAACAAAGCGATGTTTCCCCGTCCTCCAGCGGACATCACAAGTCCAAGTTCTCCTTACACAAAGGTCCGAAGAGCCCCAAGGGAAAGTCACCCAGACCTGATAAAAAAGGACAGAAGTCATTTAGAAATTTTGAGGGTCCCAAAGGACAGTCACCCAGATCTCCTAAAGGACATAAACCTTTTAGAAACTTTGATGGCCCCAAAGGACTGTCACCCAGAAATGATAAACAAGGAAAGAAACCATTTAGAAAGTTCGAGGGTCCCAAAGGACAGTCGCCCAGACCTGATAAAAAAGGAAATAAGCAATTTAGAAACTTTGATGGTCCCAAAGGACAGTCACCCAGATCTCCTAAAGGACAGAAACCTTTTAGAAACTTCGATGGCCCCAAAGGACTGTCGCCCAGACCTGATAAAAAAGGAAAGAAACAATTTAGAAGTTTCGATGGCCCCAAAGGACAGTCGCCCAGACCTGATAAAAAAGGAAATAAGCAATTTAGAAATTTTGATGGTCCAAAAGGACAGTCACCCAGATCTCCTAAAGGACAGAAACCTTTTAGAAATTTCGATGGCCCCAAAGGACTGTCTCCCAGACCTGATAAAAAAGGAAAGAAACAATTTAGAAACTTGGAGAGCCCCAACGGACAGTCACCTAGACCTGGTAAAAAGGGACAGAAACCCTTTAAAAACAACAAGGGCCGAACACAAAATGAACACCCCATGGGTAAAGGGAAGAAGATGGGATTCAAGAAACCCGGAGCATTTGGCTCTAAGGACCAAAATAGGGGGAAAAAAGGCAAGGTTGCCGGAGGACATAAAATGGGAGGACCGAAGGGCAAAGCCTTCAGACATAAGAAAAAGTCACCATAA